TTTTCTTGTGATGTAGAAGTAAAGGGAAATAAATAGCAGACATGGGGAACCACCAACATACCATTTAAACTTATTAAAAGCTTTTTGCACACATTTATAATTTTGTTATGAACAGAAACAACTCTCATAGCACCTGcaaatttttacatttccacaaGTTTGAAGCCCCCTCTTTTATAATGTAAACACTCAATTTTGTGGGGTTAATGTTCTTCAAAAGGTGAGTAAAGTTGGAAACACCTTTGTGAGCTTCCACACTTTTGGATCTTTACGTAAAATCATTATTCTTCATCATGTGCAGTCATGCAGTGTCAGTATCAGACAGTACGCTGTTATCTGTTGTGTGccttgtcattttgtttgaagGGAGCAGCTGCGTGCATCAGTTGATTTACTAACATATGGCATGCATTTAAACTGCTGAATATACAGTAAAGTATGTGTTTTGAAAGCACACTAAAGCCAACATCTTTGCTGTCTCTTTCTGCCCTTTCAAGGATCGTGCAGCAGTTCTTGGCCGGCCTGTTTGCCAACAATGGAAACCCCGGTGCTGCACCAGCTGCACTGTAGGCACTTTCTAATCTTCGTTTTACATCAGTTACTTTTGATTTCATCTAATGTTGTGGATAACCTccatttatctctctctctctctctctctctctctctccctttcctgctctctttctgtctgtgtctcagaTCCAACATGCTACAGTTGCACTCAAACCCTGGAGATTATGCGTGGGGTCAGGGAGGCCTGGATGCTGTCATCACAGAGGTCAGTGATATCACAGGCGTTGATTTCTAAGCTTAGAGTTTGCTTTTATCATGGTTACTCATTCTTCATCTTCCCTCTCTCACAGCCTTATATAATGAAACACAAAACCCCCATTAAGTTACAAACTCTTCTATCCATACACCcgtttttattcttgttttgccTCAGTTTGCCCTCTCTGCCCCTCCACCTTTCTATCCATATTCATTCTTTCTTCTCCCTCTCAGCTGTTAGGACAGTTGGAGAGCACAGGTCCGCCTCCTGCTGAAAAGGACATGATCTCATCCCTGCCAACAGTTTGCATCTCTCAAGAACAGACAGGTAGAACGGCCAGCATAATCCattctccttttcttccttccCTCCTGCTACCTTTACGCTTCTCTTCCTATCTCCTTACTTTGCCCTATCTTTCTTTACTCATCTCATCCTTCCTTTTCTCCTacttttccttccctccttgtagctcttctctttcttttctttcctcatcCTATCTCTCCTTACTTCCACTAAACTTTCATTCCTTGTCTcgtccttccctccttcctttttttatcttttatctctTATTCCCATCTTTCTTTTTCACCTTCCCTGATCTCATCTTTCCTTTCCTCATCCAATCACTCCCGGATAtctttcctcctcctgtcaCTCCTCCACTCCTCATCTTCCCATCCCTCATAttttcctcccctccctctaTATCTAGCTCTACCTCAATCATCccatgtttcctttccttttccctGTTTGTATAATATCTAATCatctttccttttctctttatttgttttcattcctCCTCCTGTCTTTCCTTGCATCcctcttttttcctttcaacTTCCTATTGCCCTTCCTGTCCTCCTATGTTCCCACCTTTCTTTCCATTTCTCTTGGTTTCTATCCTTTCTACctatttttctttccttttcccaGCTCTTCTCTTTCCTCATCCTATCTCTCCTTACTtcctaacttttttttccttgtctcttccttccctccttccttttttcatcttttatctCTCATCCCCCTTTCTTTCTCGCCTTCCCTGCTCtcatctttcttttcttccacCAATCACTCCTTCCCCAAGATATCTTTCGTGCACTCttttttaaccctcctcttcctcttttttaatctgttttcctCCTCCCGTCACTCTACCCTCTTCAACTTCCCATCCCTCCTATTTTCCTTCCCCcgtctatctctatctctaccTCCCTCATCCCatattttctttcctcttcctgtTCTTATCTCTTATCatccttccttttctctttatttactttctttcctcctcctgcctcctgtCTTTCCTTgcatccctctctctttcctttcaACTTCCCATTGCCCTTCCCCTTCTCCTAtattccctcctttctttccttttctcttggtttctttcctttcttcttcctacttttctttacttttcctccttccttccttgcaTTACTCTTCCTTTCCATTCATCCTACTATTCTTCCTTCCCTCCTATTATTTTTACTCTTCTCTTCCTATTTCTTCTTACTTCCTCCTatcttcctttccttctttcatccttcCTTTTCTCCTACTTTTCTTCCCTCATCCTATCTCTCCTTACTTCCTCTTATCTGTCTTTTCCTCATCTCATCCTTCCTGTCCTCCTCGActtttccctctcctcctcctataCCTTTCCCTCACATATTATCCTTTCCTTCTCCTATCAGTTCTTTACCTCCTCTTTCTTCTGTGTCCTTCATCCACTTTTCTTTACCTATTCACCACTTTGCTTTTCTCCTCATATCttgcctcctcctctctttcctaGTTACTTGAGTTAGTAATCAATAATAAGTAATACGTCTTTATGACCTGGGTGCAGACTACTTTCTAAAAGTAGTGAAAGGTCCCTAAAATAGTTTTATTCATGCCTCACAATGACTTCTCACAAGACATGACTTATTGACCATTGATAAAGCCTGAGGTAAAAGATATATGACTTACAGTAAAGTGGTACGAATGCTGCTAAATCTTTATTCACACATCATTAAACTGGGGTAGTTATGTGAAATGACAGAGGACTACATTACAAATGTATCACTGTGTTCCTCTCTAACAGCCTGGAGACCTGTCTTGCACATTTGAGGTGCTATGAATCATCAAAAGAAATGTTATGACTGGGTTTTCTCAATCTActcctctctgtttgtgtctgtttctcttGCATTCACTCatactttctgtttctgtttttttcttctatgtgtgtgtgtttctctctttcagACTGCAGACTGGAGTGTCCAGTTTGTAGGGAGGAGTATGCATCAGGGGAATCTGTCAGGAAGCTACCCTGCCTACATTACTTCCACAGTGAATGTATAGTTCCTTGGCTGGAGCTGGTAAGGACGAGGAGTGGATGTGGTCAGTGGGCTGAAGTGTTTGCAGGTTTTAAGAGTGTGTCACACATCCTGAGTTGAGGGCAACAGGAACATTtttgtcactgatgtttttgtcAGGCTGCACCATAGATGCTGACTATTTTTTCTTGCagaataatttgtttttctctccgtctctcagCACGATACCTGCCCAGTGTGCCGAAAAAGCCTTGACGGAGTCGACAACAGCCTCCCGCCCACATCAGAACCCCCAGAAGCCCACTCCATCAGGACAGAACAACAGGAGAGGCAGGCGATCTGAGGAACCTCCAAACAACTCTACCTCCTTCACTGTTTTCAAGAGACACGCTGCTCGCCTCAGCCCGCTCCCTCTTCACCGACTGCttatgaataaaatacattacatgcATCACAGTCATAACTTTCAGCTTCAACTCACACTTCATTCATCACTGCTAAAGGACCTTTATGTCTTCGCCATTTCTAAACTACACTACACACCATGCAGGATCGTGCAGTTAGCGGGCGAGATGTGGAGGTGATGTGTCCTTCTCGCTACACTGCCCTCTTAAGTGGTTTTCTGAATCACTGACTTTGATGTCATGAACTAATCGCCACTGCGCTGCCAGTGGTTGTCAAAATGATAGGAATTCACAGAGTTATGAAGCAACACTTTTGCATTAAGGCTTTTGGTAAGACGATTTCTTCATCcagattattttgtttttccaccCAATCTGATTCTCTATATTAAAGCCTAACCCTGTGATCTCCACCTTCTTTCATCTTCCATATCATGACAGAGTCTGAGgcagtttagtttttttcactGTAGACTGCTTATTGGTCTACCAACCAATGTCCCTATTATCAGGAGATTTAATTTGGTTGTCAGCACTGTTGTTACTGCttaattattgtgtgttttgtctcttcTCTGTtggataaacatttaaaatagagACAAAGTTAAAATACAGAGAAACTGAAATGATTGAAGAAGTGCTggattatttacacaatattattgtaatattgcattatttaaatattatggCTATTATTAATACTGGTGTATTGTAACACCCGTAACTTCATgtactgattattttttattgattagtttatttttttatttgttgcttAATCATTTGCTTTATTACTATTTaattggcaaaaaaataaatataaaagaaatgtaaaaaacaaaaacctatcAAAGGGCTATATCCCAATGTCATTGGGATATAgccataaattaattttaatatgatatcagaatttaatattttaaatataacagtAATCATCATTACTAGTATTGAACATCCCTAACTGcagcttttaattattttcattatcaattatttattttatcgaATCATCAATGAATCAGCTTCTGAGTCTataaatgagcaaaaaacaaaaaaagtgaaaaaattaacATGATGTTactatttcattatttaaatattaagttattatCAATGCCAGTAGTGGAACCCATCAATTCCAGTTGACACCATcagattataataaaaaaaaaagaaaagcagcaaatcctcataTTTTAGGAAGCTGTTAACACAAATGACTGGCACGTTTTGTTGAATGAATACACATCATTGGAGCTCTCACAGCCCTGGAttacaaatgtgattttttacATCCATACTCATGATAATTGTGAAACTAAGTTTTTTCCTCTATAACCGTATCATCAAAATTGATGATTGTTACACCGCAAATTGTCACACTGTTCATGTCatgcatcaatatatttttgtccaGTGACTGATGAGTAGAGATGCAGAAGGAGGTAGAGCAGGAAAAGCTcgaggaggagaagctggaggagatggaggagaagaggcTGGAGGCTCACAGGTGAGGTTGAAAGAATAAACATTAGTCATGAGATTAAAAATTGTGACATGAGCTGGGTCAAGAACTcaaaaataagtgtaaaattGGTGGTACAGAGTTGGAGTGAAGTTCACTAACAAGGTGAAACACAGAATTGGGTGATAATGTTTTGCTACATGCTTTACAAAAGTTCAAACCAAAAAAGGGAACAGTaaacttaaaagtaacaatagaaaactagaataactactagaaaacacagtgaactgaaagagtttgagttttattaaataaacttgtgcccccccaccccacctcTGAGATCAAAATTTCGTCCATGCCCTGAAGAACTAACATCCTTATGGAgcagaattatttatttataggctAAAGTGCCTCCTCCTGTCTGTACTGTTTATATACTGTAACGTTGTGTTGACACTAGTCTGTGCAGAAGCTGAGAGCAGCAGCGCCACTTTGACAGTTGACTGTTGCATTCCAGCAAACACACCCTCAGCCCGGCCACAGACACAGAATAGTGAAATAATgaaacacagacatttttgtcAATGACCAAAGGACCGCAGGAACCACGTACGACCGACAtttgctctcctctcctctcctccccgcTCCCCTCCGCCCTCCTCTgcccgtcctcctcctccctccctccctcctcctcctctctgggaCCGAGAATGCCCGTGTTGTACTGACACAGTAGCGATACGGGCTGAGTAGACATGGAGGCCCGGTTAACGAGGGAGGCCCGTGCTGACACATCCAGGCCTAGCTAACGGCGTGTCGGGAGTGGATTTCGGAGCATCTCGGGAGATAACACGGACACCAGCCGCTGTAAGGAAAACAGGATTTTAACACGGAGGAAGAAGGAATAGAAGGCGATCCATTTCGGGTCTCTGTTGATTCAACGCAGCCGCCATTTTGTTGAcagttagtgtttttttaataacctaCACGGCGCTGCATCTGTTATTTTACACCGCTGGAATTTAACCCGCTGGAATTTTTTTCTTCGTGTATATTTCTGTCGATTTAACCGCTCGCTTGTCTCTGAATTAGCGTGGGGAGATTTTTGTGCTTTAGCTGACATGCTAGTGCATCGCTAGCCGTCGTAGCTGAGATGTAGTAACACGAGAATGTGACGGAGATGTAAGATTATGTGCATCACTTGTCCGGGGTTGTGTCATATTCACTCGGTTTACACGTTGTTTTTGAAAGCTGTAGGCGTTTTGCTACTCATTTGCAGCCTCCATACAGCGTAAGTTAAAGCTGAATTTGCCTAAATCGCCTTGAAACAGGCTGCTTATAGACGGCTAGTTAGCCTCTGCCAGTGCCATTGATACAAAATGTAGCACAGGCTGTCTATTATTGGACGGATGGTAGCTtgttacaaaataaacacaaaccttTCACAATGCTtgggttattttttgtgtgaacCATGTAGCCACGCCATACTTATTACTTTACCGCCTTGCCTGTTATTATCCAAAATATTAtggaaatacatattttttggtggGGATGCTTTACACGGTGACACCATCGCAACTTTGTGTTTTGGAGGTGGCAAGGTTAATCAATTTTCTGTACGCGGTCAAGAGCCGTGTGCATTGATTTCTGATTGGGATTTGTGGCTGCGATTAAGATTATTGCTTAGTTATAACCATTTTGGCACATCggaaaaacagcattttgttaTGCATGTGTAGCTTTGATACTTGGAGACAAAATACTAATTTCATATTGTCGCTTTATCTCATGTTACTTGCTTtcgatttttacatttaaaaaacagcagTAATGTAGCACAAAtctgacatttttcatgttttttttgtggcaatTCAGCACTTGGAAGATAAATTATGTGGCCACCACGTTAATACACACGAAGGGAGGACACAGAGCCAAATAATGTGAACACCGTTTCTGGACATTTACAGAGGTGAGTGAATATcatcattttaatacatttgtagattttgttgttgttgacataACGGTGCAGGAATCAGGTTTCTCACTCACTGCTATCAGTCCCGtcaggagattttttttatgcaatGTTTGCACGCAAGTAGGTGAAATTATGTCTGCATGCATTGCAGTGTCACCTTAACGGCTTTCAGAAACTGCAAGAGCATGTCTTTGAGGCCGGATTTCCTTTCGATTGAAGCCGTAATTATGAATATGACTAAACGGGGGTGAATTTGCTGAGTGAATACTAGTGGATTAAGGGGTGATGCTTTTCTCAGGCTCACGAGTTATTCCCTTGAGGGGCAGTGTTGACTGTACAGGAAACCGAAAGCAGATAACGTTATTTGGTTCGTTCAGCCCTCTCCGCTGGCCAGCCACGTTTTTTGCATAACATGAAGGAAAGTGTagttaattaaaatgttatgcATACATGTTATCCAGTGTATTTTAAACCAGTTACTATCATACGGGCTGTTAGAGACTGGTGTTTGCAGGTTGCTGCTGTGACTGACACCTGTCATTCCGGTCCGATTTCTTGCAGCCTTTTCTGCAATCTCGTATGTTTAAACATTATAGCAGCCACTTTGATTTAAGGTGATAGTATGTTAGACTTATGTTCGAGCACTTCCGCTGTTAGATGATACAAACTAGCGGTAGTAGTAAAGGAATTTGGCTGATCTCCCCCCCTGAGCACGGCTCTGTACTAATGCCGATAGAGTAAAAGCCCTGGAAATGACACGCAGCTCTGAGGGCAGACGCCAGCCCTCATGTGAATGATGTGGGGGGTGGGTGGGTTGGATACTATTGCTATGGCCAAAGGGAAATCAGCAGTTATGAACAACGTGTGCAAAAGTGAGGAGGGAgtgaaaggagggagggagtaaGGGGAGGAAAGAAATGGGAGGGGGCGCGGGAAGTTGTTTACTACGTTCCTGTCTGCTCTGCCATTTCTTATAGGTTACAGGCCtgatattgattattgattctCCTGTTTTCCCATTTTAATTTCTGACATATTTTCGTGTTTTATATGCCCGTCTTTCTGCGTTAACTCCTTTTTATTTCTCCGAAAGTAaaagcaagcaaacaaacagtCAGGCATGATGACTGATATCTGTCTTCAGAACCAGTAGTGCTgtcattctgttgtttttcagtATAACTGTAAAAAGCCCCGAAATGACTGCAGTGTAGTGTTAATGCTTTGTAAGTACAGAAGTAACTGGATGCTCAACATGAAAATGATATGCTGTACCGTTACGGCTTATCAATCACAAAATAGAAAGTGATTCGTGCCCAGTGTCGGATCATTTACAGTAGAACAAGTGCCAGTAAATGACCTGGCTTAGCTTGTTAGAGGTGAGAGGAATGTTTTTGGCTCTCCGGGCGGCTTTTCTCTAGACTTGTGTCAGTAGCCTCACACAGAGTTAGGTACTACAGTGGCTTATTTTTGGCATAGCTGCTGTCAGGCAGCGGAAGCAGCTAGTATCACTGTGAGCGCTTAGTATAAAAGAATGAGGAGAACATTTGTCACTCTGTGAGAGAAGGACACAGGGAACGGAGCTGGGGGAGGGATGGTGggtgaaatgtgtttttgattaaAATAGGAACACAGTGACTTTAGTTTGTGTGCTGCTACTACTGCTTTCCAAGTTTTCGAAATAGAGGAGGGAGAGGACGGAAAAGCTTAAAGAAAACGGTGAAAGAACACAGAGATTGATGGAGTGTTCAAGAAAAGAGGGAGGTGTGATTTCAGTGTGGTATGTGTAGCGAGGGGGAGTCTGCAGTTTTGAGGCGAAATGGAGTGAGTAATTGAagtaaacacagaaaaagtggGCGTGGGGGAACGACAGGCCAGACTCCAAAAATTGGGCTGCGTTTACTGTGTGgttcaacaaaaaaagaaatctctACTACTGTTTTCCACAGTCGtaatccaaaacaaacatggtCTGAGACACTTTGTAGggtaggtttcttttttttcctcttgctgTGACACTTTAGTGATGTGTCGACTTGTATGACTTTCCTCAGGCTCCATTAAGTGGCTCCTTTAGTGCTCTCCACTAATGTAGGGCGCAGAGAAACCGCCGGCACGTTGACGCTCTATCACTCACTCTCAGTTGCTGCTGGCGAAGGCTGGGAAAGGCGGCCGGATCCTCTGTCTAGTCCCAGAGGGCCCAATGTGCTGAGGTCACAGTTCTGAATTGCCTCCAAATGACTTCACCCAGAGAAAGCACCTGCTTGGGGGCGAATCCGCATTAAATCACTCAGTGGCCACAGGGAGCTGTAGACAACTTCATTGAATTGGCCTGTCCTCTAAGGAGCACAATTAAGAAACATGCTGCTCTATGCTGCTGCTGTGCTAACATAGGGTGTGAGCTCTTTGCCACAATCACACACACCCGTTTCCACTGCAACTAATGAGGGAACTTAAGGGATTGCTCATTTGGCATCCCATCCTGTAACACCTCATAAGGATGCGGCAGCACGGTGGGATTAACTATTGAATCTAGGCTTGGAATATGGGCTTTGTAGTTCTCAGGTGGACAATTCAAAGTCCTTGAGCCTTAGGTTAAATTTCCCAGGTAGAAGAGCCTTGGCTGTGTAAATAGGTCACAGATTGTTATAGGCTGTGAGGACGAACACACCATAAAAAGTCACCCAGACGGGATGAAGGACAGCCTCTAGCcaaatagatgataaaaatTGTTGCCCTCTGTCTGCTTACTACCATCATTCATTATAGGACATTTTATACTTCTCAGGTGCAGGGTGATGTTTAAAACTGTCAATGTTTGGTTTATGTTCTGTGTTGCGGTGActaatgttgaatgttttttttgttattttccctccaccttccttctctctccctgCTCTCCCTGTCTTTACTCTGACAGTTGAAGGACGGAGAACGAGGGCTGGACAGCCGAGGAAGGGAGAGAAGCCACTTCTAAACAAGGAGAGCTTCACCCTCACcgttacccccctcccccctttcCCCCTTAACCCCTTTCCCATACCCCGACAAAAACTCTACCTGGTATCCACAACATTCCCTCCCTAGTAAACCTGCACATCCTGTAAAGTTCTGATGGATCCGAAAAATCAGGGGGGAACTGcaactccacctcctcttctctcagGTGTCCCCTCAGGGgagcgagagaaagagggagggggtggaaagaaagaagaagaggaggagaagaagagagacagagagaaagagggagctgctgctgcctctgctgctgcagcaggggcAGGAGCGAATGGGCAGGGTGGAGCTGGAGGTGACCAGTCCCATTTCTCCATCAAAGAGAGCAGCCTGTCCGAGGGCAATGTCAAACTTAAGATAGGACTTCAGGCAAAACGCATGAAGAAGCCCCCTAAGATCTTGGAGAATTACGTGTGCCGACCAGCCTTCAGGGCCACCGTGAGGCATACGGGGCGCGGAGGTGGCGGTGCTCGTGGAAACCGTGCTGGGGCTACAGGTGATGGGGCAGGAGCACAGACCCAGAGTCCTTCACATGGCAGGGAAAAGGATAAGGAGAAGAGTCCCAGTGTCAACAAACCagcttcatcatcttcatcaatcCCCTCCGCTAAAGCTCCTAcgccacctcctcctgctcctcctcccgtcAGCACTACCACCCTGTCACCCTCCCAAGTGAATGGGAGCGCTCCAGCAAAAAGGGTAAGCAGGGAGAACATAGTCAGTTTATGTATTTTGATTCAGCAATGGATTCATACTCTGGAAAAAGGGAAAATCTGGTATAGACGGTCAGATTGTTCACCCGTgtattacatttcttttttgtacatttaccCTACTtccttaaaaatgttattattgctCAGTCGTCGGTGAGGAAGTGGTCAACAAAAAGGTTACTGCAGTAATCACTGTGTTATTGCACGGATAAAGAGCAGAGCATAAATTGTTCTTTAGTTTTCTTTGTGTTCTCTGTTGGCCTGTCTCTATTCATCATGCACCACCCCCTCCCATCTCCCTCCGTCTGTGTCGTCTATCCTCTGTTTCTGCACTGCAATGTCCTCTCCACCCCCCTCTGCTACATGACCCCCTCTCCAGCTCTCCCTCTGTCCCCAATCTGACCCTGATAAGTGTTATTGAGTTGAGTGTAACTTCCCCCCCTGGGCATCCCGGGGGAGCAGCAGACAGAAAATCTTATCAATGTATTGCAGTTTGTAAAGCGTTATAGAAACCTATTTCTGATTGATGGTTTGTTCTATCTCAGGCTGTCAGATATTTTAGGTTCAGAGCTATTAGAAGCTTCCAATTTGGCCATATTCCTCTTAAATTTGTAATCGCATATCT
This genomic interval from Centropristis striata isolate RG_2023a ecotype Rhode Island chromosome 14, C.striata_1.0, whole genome shotgun sequence contains the following:
- the rnf115b gene encoding E3 ubiquitin-protein ligase RNF115, yielding MAEAADTPQHRFFCHCCKCETNPKLPDFICSRCDSDFIEEVTEDSSLLQNSTSAASDNSDSLFSELWQLLFMERSALLSHPPSSESDPDDSEQVSAGQSLPSPVSPGAVEAREPEPPSQPEQETTSRPEQRPAVEGIVQQFLAGLFANNGNPGAAPAALSNMLQLHSNPGDYAWGQGGLDAVITELLGQLESTGPPPAEKDMISSLPTVCISQEQTDCRLECPVCREEYASGESVRKLPCLHYFHSECIVPWLELHDTCPVCRKSLDGVDNSLPPTSEPPEAHSIRTEQQERQAI